A window of Deltaproteobacteria bacterium genomic DNA:
GCTCTAAACAACTATAATGGACTAGCAAACCGGTTTGTAGCCCGCGAATGGACGGGCGATAGCGATTGGTACGGTGGCTCTTCACCCGGTATGTCGACAATGGAAACGAGCAATCAAAGCAGTACTTGGGCGCCAAATAACAGTTCAAGCTATCGTTGTTGGATACCTGGTAACGGAGCCGGCGCTGGATCTGGCGCAACGTGGGGTTCAGACGGCATCAACGCCTGGCGAAATGCTGGCAACGTCGGTATCGGTACCACAGCGCCGGCTGCCAAACTTGAGGTAGCTGGATCCGTCAAGATCGGTAGTGGTGGCAGCGCCATTAGCATGATTCAGACAGGCACTATTGGCGACTGCACTCCTGGCAACGCTGGGAGCTCGGGGACGGTCACATTCTCAACGGCATTCACTTCGATACCTCGTATTTTTCTGACGATAGATGAGAGCGGGGACAATAACGGCTGCACTGGTATACGGTTGAGCGGGAAGAGCACCACCGCTTTCTCCTGGACTGGATGGGTAGCAGGGAGCAGCTATGCGTGCGACTGTGTGCATTGGATGGCGGTCGGTCCCTAGGTGTTCTTATCCACAATTAAAACGTCTGTCCAAGGTAAGCGACAGTAGTCTAAAAGTTCTAAGCAACCTCGGCTTTAACCTTCATGCTAAGTCCATCGGCCGATAACTGTTCGTTAAGCGCTAGTTCCACAAGGACGGTTCGCGAGTACCCAATTTTATCTGCAATCTCAGCAGCCTTTTTTGCGCTGACAAGCTGACGAGCTTTCTCAATATCACAAAGATTACTCGCTGATATACCAAGTTTCTTAGCGAATGCAACCTGAGTCATACCAAGACTCTCGCGCCATGAACTTAGGAAATTACCAAAAGTCATTGGACCGAGTTTTTTATTAAGCGACGCCTTGCCATGATGTTTTTTTGACTTAGTACTCATGCTTGTTTACCTCAATCACCTCTGCGATGAGTATAGACCCATCGTGACCCTCAATATAAATTGCGCGGTACGCTAGGTTAAGTCTCACCGACCGTTGACCGGCTCGATTTCCCCGAAGGGGTTCATCATGAAAACCTTTAAGCCGACGCACTGCTTGCATACCGTCCCGCTCGACTGCCACTACCCAAGCCCGA
This region includes:
- a CDS encoding helix-turn-helix domain-containing protein — protein: MSTKSKKHHGKASLNKKLGPMTFGNFLSSWRESLGMTQVAFAKKLGISASNLCDIEKARQLVSAKKAAEIADKIGYSRTVLVELALNEQLSADGLSMKVKAEVA